The Zingiber officinale cultivar Zhangliang chromosome 9A, Zo_v1.1, whole genome shotgun sequence genome window below encodes:
- the LOC122018482 gene encoding aquaporin TIP4-4-like — MAKIALGDHREAVEPGTIRAVLAEVVLTFLFVFAGVGSAMTAEKMAGGESIMGLTAVAIAHALVVAVMISAGLHISGGHLNPAVTLGLALGGNISVVRSVLYMAAQLLGSTVACFLLKFLTGGLDPPIHTLAAGIGALQGVIMEIVLTFSLLFSVYGTMVDPKKVIPVGLGALLVGLVVGANVLAGGQFSGASMNPARSFGPALVNWNWTGHWIYWVGPLVGGGLAGIFYDQVFMVRSTHVPLPRHSDDF; from the exons ATGGCCAAGATCGCTTTGGGAGACCACCGGGAGGCGGTGGAGCCCGGCACCATCCGTGCCGTGCTCGCCGAGGTCGTCCTCACCTTCCTCTTCGTCTTCGCCGGAGTTGGTTCAGCAATGACCGCCG AGAAGATGGCGGGAGGGGAGTCGATCATGGGGCTGACGGCTGTGGCGATTGCGCACGCGCTGGTGGTGGCGGTGATGATCTCAGCGGGACTGCACATCTCCGGCGGCCATCTGAACCCAGCAGTGACCCTGGGGCTGGCGCTGGGGGGCAACATCAGCGTCGTCCGGTCAGTTCTTTACATGGCGGCGCAGCTGCTCGGCTCCACCGTCGCCTGCTTCCTCCTCAAATTCCTCACCGGCGGACTC GACCCACCAATCCACACTTTGGCTGCCGGAATAGGTGCGCTCCAAGGAGTGATAATGGAGATTGTCctcactttctctcttctcttttcggTCTACGGCACCATGGTGGATCCAAAGAAGGTCATCCCGGTCGGACTTGGGGCCTTACTGGTGGGTCTAGTGGTTGGAGCCAATGTTCTTGCCGGTGGTCAATTTTCCGGTGCATCAATGAACCCAGCCAGGTCATTTGGACCGGCATTAGTTAATTGGAATTGGACGGGCCATTGGATTTATTGGGTCGGGCCGCTCGTCGGCGGTGGCCTAGCCGGGATCTTCTACGACCAAGTGTTCATGGTAAGATCGACTCATGTGCCTCTTCCAAGACACTCTGACGATTTCTAA